CCGGGTCGATATGGCGGAGCTCCTGCTCAAGCAGCCAGGCGGCGTTCTGCTTGAGGAAGATGAGCCGCTCGAAGGCGAGCGGGTCACGGAGCTCCATGAACTCGTGGGTGTAGCGGGCGTAGCAGTACTTGCAGCCGAACTCGCAGCCGCGGTAGGGGTTGATGCTGTGGGCCATCCAGACAAGACGCTTTGAGGCGGTCTTGTTGAGGATGCTGCGGACGTTGAGGGCGCGGAACTCGACGAGGTGTCCGGAGTCGGAGTGCGGGGCGTGAGCGGCGAGGCGGGCGATTCCGTTGAGCCGGGCGGGCTCCGAGGACTGCCCAAGAATGGGAAAAAGGGAGGCGTCCCGCGAGGTGTCTAGTTTCGCCATTTGTTCGCCTTTCTGGAATGAGAATAGGACGGGTTTGGGAGGGCGTCAAGGGGAAGTTTTGAATAGTTCGATTTTGGACTTGGATCGGACACGTCGACTCAGGATGTGGTCATTGCAGAGAGAGGATTTAGTACACTTCGCCTATGAACTTCAACCTCGCAGAGATGCCGCTTCCGCTTCGCTTCCGGCCTGAGACGCCGATGAGCGATGAGGAACTGATGCGTTTCTGCGCGGCCAACGATGACCTGCGGGTGGAGCGCGATGCCAATGGAGAGATTCTTGTAATGACGCCTGCAGGGAACCGTACGGGGCGAATGAACGCGGCGATTATCATGGCCCTCGGCGCGTGGGCGGAGATCGATGGCCGAGGGTACGTCTTCGACTCGAACACCGGATTCACCCTTCCCGATGGCTCGATGCGCAGTCCCGATGCTGCGTGGGTGAAAAAGGCGCGGTGGGATGCTCTCGGCGAAGAAGAGAAGGAACGCTTCTCACACATTTGCCCTGAGTTCATTATCGAGTTGCGGTCCCCGAGCGATAGCCTCGTTGAGCTTCAGGCCAAGATGGACCGGTGGATCGCTAATGGGGTTGAGGTTGCGTGGCTGATCGATCCGATTGCGCAGGCGGTTTCCGTCTACCGCCGGGGTGATTCTCCGGAGATGCATTATCATCCGACTTCGGTTCAGGGAAGTGGGGTTGTGGCAGGGTTTGAGTTGGTGATGGCGCGTGTGTGGGAATAGGTTGTTACCGAGATTTGTAGACCGTAATGAAACCGACGCGGAGTTCCTTTTTCGGAACCAGATTCGTGCTGTGAGCCATAAAGTGGTCAGCGTCGATTTTGGTAACAGGACCATCCCAGCAGAAGCTAACGAAGTTCTGTGAGGCATTCTTCTCGTGCGGACGCTCGACAATAAGCGTGAAGTCTTCGATCGGTGTCTTCCAGGTATTTGCGGTTGTGAGGATGAAATCCACGTAGGAGAAGGGAACGCCGTTGTTCTGATCCGCAGCAAGCACTGAAAGCGATTTCGTTAACCTTGTGTCGAGGCAAAGGCTCCCAATTTCTTTCGTAGCTTCGGGATCTTCACCATTCAGGCCGTAGCTCACGCTGTTTGTGAATCCTAGAACCGGCGTGTATTTGTGAGATATGCGGATAGTTAAGTGTGCAGGGAAGGTTTGCTGCCAGTAATACTTCTTTTCAACTGCCCACTGGGCTACGTCCATGTCTGCTTCGTTGTCGATGAGTCCAGCATGAACCATTGAAGCTCTCTGGGCACTAGAGAGCCTGCGAATGTCTTTGGCACGCGGCGTGTCGTTGTCGAGGTGACCAAAGGTTGCGATGTCGACGCCATATTTTTGGAGAATGGGTGATACATCGCGCCCCTTCAACTTTGCCTTCACTTCCACGTTGAATTTCACAGGCTTGTCTTCGACAGTGAGGCGAAAATCATCAAACCCCTGTTGAGCAGGCGAGTAATGAGTCCAATCCATCTCGTAAGGCGGCACCGGAAATGCAACTTCAGTCGTAATGTCCTCATTGGTA
The Edaphobacter bradus genome window above contains:
- a CDS encoding Uma2 family endonuclease, with protein sequence MNFNLAEMPLPLRFRPETPMSDEELMRFCAANDDLRVERDANGEILVMTPAGNRTGRMNAAIIMALGAWAEIDGRGYVFDSNTGFTLPDGSMRSPDAAWVKKARWDALGEEEKERFSHICPEFIIELRSPSDSLVELQAKMDRWIANGVEVAWLIDPIAQAVSVYRRGDSPEMHYHPTSVQGSGVVAGFELVMARVWE
- a CDS encoding DUF4424 domain-containing protein, whose amino-acid sequence is MQIIRRVLLVLSSALYISCPVRADDGAASIAAGGIVMKRETRISMQKEVLRISPRNVSVDYVFRNDTNEDITTEVAFPVPPYEMDWTHYSPAQQGFDDFRLTVEDKPVKFNVEVKAKLKGRDVSPILQKYGVDIATFGHLDNDTPRAKDIRRLSSAQRASMVHAGLIDNEADMDVAQWAVEKKYYWQQTFPAHLTIRISHKYTPVLGFTNSVSYGLNGEDPEATKEIGSLCLDTRLTKSLSVLAADQNNGVPFSYVDFILTTANTWKTPIEDFTLIVERPHEKNASQNFVSFCWDGPVTKIDADHFMAHSTNLVPKKELRVGFITVYKSR